One window of Akkermansia biwaensis genomic DNA carries:
- the pssA gene encoding CDP-diacylglycerol--serine O-phosphatidyltransferase has product MDKKIFPDEPEIPILPNLFTAGNLVCGFFAILTIFEGINQADSDAVAAFAYYQNATFLIFAACLFDLFDGRIARMRGQDGPFGREFDSLADIVSFGIAPALLVAKAVLFQLSPPEVGWGIGILYLLCAALRLARFNCMASAPRKEGQSSDFVGLPVPMAAGAVVSTMYLVMYLAGRAPDGSMDLGAFKYVIALAMAGVSVLMMSRVIYPSFKHINMRTRGTMYAIVFIVLTVICIFKFPWVMPAVIFSIYLLYGLVRPWIDRRWRRRLEANDEE; this is encoded by the coding sequence ATGGACAAGAAGATTTTTCCGGACGAACCCGAGATTCCCATTTTGCCGAACCTGTTCACGGCAGGGAACCTGGTGTGCGGATTTTTCGCCATTCTGACGATTTTTGAGGGGATCAACCAGGCGGACAGCGACGCCGTGGCGGCCTTTGCCTATTATCAAAATGCCACGTTCCTGATTTTCGCGGCGTGCCTGTTCGACTTGTTTGACGGCCGGATTGCGCGCATGCGCGGGCAGGACGGCCCGTTCGGCAGGGAGTTCGATTCCCTGGCGGACATCGTCTCCTTCGGCATCGCTCCGGCCCTGCTGGTGGCCAAGGCGGTGTTGTTCCAGCTTTCCCCGCCGGAAGTGGGCTGGGGCATCGGCATCCTGTACCTGCTGTGCGCCGCCTTGCGGCTGGCGCGCTTCAACTGCATGGCTTCGGCCCCCCGCAAGGAGGGGCAGAGCAGCGATTTTGTAGGGCTTCCCGTTCCGATGGCGGCCGGAGCCGTGGTTTCCACCATGTACCTGGTGATGTATCTGGCGGGAAGGGCTCCAGACGGGTCCATGGACCTGGGAGCGTTCAAGTACGTGATCGCCCTGGCGATGGCGGGCGTTTCCGTGCTGATGATGAGCCGGGTGATTTATCCCAGCTTCAAGCATATCAACATGCGCACCCGCGGCACGATGTACGCGATCGTGTTCATTGTTCTGACGGTGATCTGCATTTTCAAGTTTCCGTGGGTGATGCCCGCGGTGATTTTCTCCATTTACCTGCTGTACGGGCTTGTCCGCCCCTGGATAGACCGCCGCTGGCGGCGCAGGCTGGAAGCCAATGACGAGGAGTAA